From a region of the Salinispira pacifica genome:
- a CDS encoding ABC transporter permease, with protein MKRILTLMKIDITNALRDSLVVYVIAAPILLAIGLRLFLPGVQGSVLTYAVQVPADAAQLSAEISDSQGPEIIEKAGNFADALENYGMVERYETADAVRDRVARNDSVGGFFLDSSGSLEILLEGNEEGDSEAIMQAVYAAAIRGSLSGEYEVEQTGSGSPIREYASVGMVMLASLIGGLAVAFAMVDEKEQNVTKAFTVSPLRSLDYFASRGLLAGIIGLAAGTAGHYILMGGTVPASHLMAALLASAPLPLLVALLVGGIAKNQIQAVAALKVVMMIYFTLPFVSIAVPRSWHWLFFAFPNYWMFRSFEDLYVTGARMGDLPLAASLTFASGLIALLALGFALRRQLKPRQGQ; from the coding sequence ATGAAACGAATTCTTACACTGATGAAAATTGATATAACCAATGCCCTTCGGGACAGCCTGGTAGTTTATGTAATCGCAGCTCCCATTCTGCTGGCCATCGGGCTGCGGCTCTTTCTGCCGGGTGTGCAGGGGTCTGTGCTGACCTATGCGGTGCAGGTTCCAGCCGATGCCGCACAGCTGTCGGCGGAAATCTCCGATTCACAGGGCCCGGAGATCATTGAGAAAGCCGGTAACTTTGCAGACGCCCTTGAGAATTACGGCATGGTGGAACGCTACGAAACGGCCGATGCAGTTCGGGACCGGGTGGCCAGAAACGACAGCGTGGGCGGATTTTTTCTCGATTCGTCGGGTAGCCTGGAGATACTTCTGGAAGGAAACGAAGAGGGAGACAGTGAAGCGATCATGCAGGCGGTCTACGCCGCTGCAATCCGCGGCTCCCTCTCAGGCGAATATGAGGTTGAACAGACCGGCAGCGGTTCGCCCATCCGGGAATACGCTTCGGTTGGCATGGTGATGCTCGCCAGCCTCATCGGCGGCCTGGCAGTGGCATTTGCCATGGTGGATGAAAAGGAGCAAAACGTCACCAAGGCGTTCACCGTGAGTCCGTTGCGTTCCCTGGATTACTTTGCCTCCCGGGGGCTGCTTGCCGGGATCATCGGGCTGGCAGCGGGCACAGCGGGACACTACATTCTCATGGGAGGAACGGTACCGGCGTCACATCTGATGGCAGCGCTGCTGGCATCCGCGCCTCTTCCCCTGCTGGTGGCATTGCTGGTGGGCGGCATTGCAAAGAACCAGATCCAGGCGGTGGCTGCACTCAAGGTGGTGATGATGATTTACTTCACCCTTCCCTTTGTGAGCATCGCAGTTCCCCGCAGCTGGCACTGGCTTTTCTTTGCCTTCCCGAATTACTGGATGTTCAGAAGCTTCGAGGACCTGTACGTCACCGGAGCCCGGATGGGCGATCTTCCCCTGGCTGCATCGCTGACATTCGCCAGCGGGCTTATCGCCCTTCTTGCACTTGGATTCGCGCTGCGCAGGCAGCTCAAGCCCCGTCAGGGGCAGTAA
- a CDS encoding ABC transporter permease, whose translation MSAVTTLLAQDGKLIWRNGHAAVVAGIALLMIALVIFLPEEFSTGPGEYLYDAIPGSPLREALVEMGADLSGLPESQQELDELLEENPNAIGITVHGTIEQPEVNITQPREIPRQSINLLQATIDTALRTLQGADLEPVPVRRLRPRAEIIPVNLAGLPVFLALEVGILGFLLVAVFVFQEKQEGTIRAYRITPAGLWPYLISKAAVFLLLSLSYGIVVVAAGMGLGVNWPAVIALIAWASLFMTVFGLGFAAWFDNLSSWFFPGLAVLILNMLPFFSYIYPVFTPLWVSYIPSYGLLFALREALFPTGNPQLITRTLLTGLAWLGAATVFAAFSVRARLLQGD comes from the coding sequence ATGAGTGCAGTCACAACATTGCTGGCCCAGGACGGCAAACTCATCTGGCGCAACGGACATGCGGCGGTGGTTGCGGGCATCGCACTGCTGATGATTGCCCTGGTGATATTTTTGCCCGAAGAGTTTTCCACAGGCCCGGGAGAATACCTCTACGACGCAATTCCCGGTTCGCCCCTTCGAGAAGCCCTGGTTGAGATGGGAGCGGATCTGTCGGGACTGCCGGAATCACAACAGGAGCTGGACGAACTGCTTGAAGAGAACCCCAATGCCATCGGCATAACGGTGCACGGCACCATAGAACAACCTGAGGTGAACATCACCCAGCCCAGGGAAATCCCCCGGCAGAGCATCAATCTGCTTCAGGCCACAATCGATACCGCTCTGCGCACCCTCCAGGGCGCAGACCTTGAGCCGGTTCCGGTCCGGCGCCTGCGACCCCGTGCAGAAATTATCCCGGTCAACCTGGCAGGACTGCCCGTCTTCCTCGCTCTGGAGGTGGGTATTCTGGGCTTTCTCCTGGTGGCGGTCTTTGTCTTTCAGGAAAAGCAGGAGGGAACCATCCGGGCCTACCGCATCACTCCCGCAGGCCTCTGGCCCTACCTGATCAGCAAGGCCGCAGTGTTTCTCCTCCTTTCCCTGAGCTACGGCATAGTTGTAGTTGCCGCAGGAATGGGCTTGGGAGTCAACTGGCCGGCGGTGATCGCACTGATCGCATGGGCGAGTCTCTTTATGACCGTGTTCGGCCTGGGTTTCGCCGCATGGTTCGATAACCTGAGCAGCTGGTTCTTTCCCGGCTTGGCGGTCCTGATTCTGAATATGCTGCCGTTTTTCAGCTACATCTACCCGGTGTTTACACCGCTGTGGGTGTCCTACATCCCAAGCTACGGGCTTCTCTTTGCGCTGCGGGAAGCACTCTTCCCCACCGGGAATCCGCAGCTGATCACCCGGACGCTGCTCACCGGGCTGGCTTGGCTGGGCGCCGCCACAGTATTCGCTGCATTCAGCGTGCGGGCACGGCTATTACAGGGAGATTGA
- a CDS encoding ABC transporter ATP-binding protein: MIEVRHLTHDYEGKGNPSVKDVSFSIEQGTIFGFLGPSGAGKSTTQQIMTGLLGLQHGEILYDGRTLSEQGDEFYNRIGVSFEHPNVFGKLTGLENLKYHAGLYRNETEDPLRLLDMVGLKDVADRRASAYSKGMKQRLVFARSLINRPDILFLDEPTSGLDPATAEGVKNIIREKREAGCTIFLTTHNMHSADELCDVVAFINEGEIVAMDTPGT; encoded by the coding sequence ATGATTGAAGTAAGGCATCTGACACATGACTACGAGGGAAAGGGAAATCCATCCGTGAAGGACGTGAGCTTCTCCATTGAACAGGGAACGATTTTCGGGTTTCTGGGACCCAGCGGAGCCGGGAAGAGCACCACCCAGCAGATCATGACCGGGCTGCTGGGACTGCAGCACGGCGAGATTTTGTATGACGGTCGGACCCTCTCGGAACAGGGAGATGAGTTTTATAACCGCATCGGCGTGAGCTTTGAACATCCCAATGTGTTCGGCAAACTCACCGGCCTTGAGAATTTGAAGTACCATGCAGGGCTCTACCGAAACGAAACCGAGGATCCCCTGCGGCTGCTGGATATGGTGGGGCTGAAGGACGTGGCCGACCGCCGGGCAAGCGCCTACTCCAAGGGGATGAAGCAGCGTCTTGTATTTGCACGGAGCCTGATCAACCGCCCGGACATCCTCTTCCTGGACGAACCCACCAGCGGCCTTGACCCGGCCACCGCCGAGGGAGTGAAAAACATCATCCGTGAGAAACGGGAGGCGGGCTGCACCATCTTTCTCACCACCCACAACATGCACAGTGCAGACGAACTCTGCGACGTGGTGGCGTTTATCAATGAAGGTGAAATTGTGGCCATGGATACCCCCGGGACCTGA
- a CDS encoding TetR/AcrR family transcriptional regulator: MYVAKEPEERRTEFLNSAMTLFMQQGYDQTSVNAIIDAVGVSKGAFYHYFKSKEELLDQLAERAAEQSLGGAQAILDDPEMSAVEKLNALFAQTNQFKAQNRDLMIAIAQVFYSDGNILLRSRLSERSVERVAPILAQILEQGRQEGSMDVVHPEETARFVLRIGTEVVQTFASGLGSGESGPGGSGSGESGHGLLSPEAREQINVAMEVYERSVERILGLSDGSLTLIDDSIIELITGEKHD, from the coding sequence GTGTACGTAGCAAAAGAGCCAGAAGAACGCAGGACGGAGTTTCTGAACAGCGCAATGACGCTGTTCATGCAGCAGGGATACGATCAGACCAGTGTGAATGCAATTATTGACGCGGTGGGTGTGAGCAAAGGTGCGTTCTACCACTACTTCAAGTCCAAGGAGGAGCTTCTCGACCAACTTGCCGAACGGGCCGCCGAACAGTCGCTGGGCGGTGCCCAGGCGATCCTGGACGATCCGGAAATGTCTGCGGTGGAGAAACTGAATGCCCTGTTTGCCCAGACCAATCAATTCAAGGCACAAAACAGAGATCTGATGATAGCAATCGCCCAGGTTTTTTACAGCGACGGGAACATTCTGCTCCGCTCCCGTCTGAGCGAACGCAGCGTTGAGCGGGTGGCACCCATTCTTGCTCAAATTCTTGAGCAGGGCCGGCAGGAAGGCAGCATGGATGTTGTTCATCCTGAAGAAACAGCCCGCTTCGTGCTTCGCATCGGCACAGAGGTGGTACAGACCTTCGCATCCGGGCTGGGTTCCGGAGAATCCGGTCCCGGGGGCTCCGGTTCCGGGGAATCCGGTCACGGGCTCTTAAGCCCTGAAGCACGGGAGCAGATCAACGTGGCAATGGAGGTCTATGAACGGTCGGTTGAGCGAATTCTCGGGCTGAGCGACGGATCGCTGACACTGATTGACGATTCAATTATCGAACTGATTACAGGAGAGAAACATGATTGA
- a CDS encoding TetR/AcrR family transcriptional regulator — MPKIVDHDAYREDIANRAVQVFRRRGYAGVGMREMAKELGMSKSALYHYYPSKKALFLACSARVAQISLQPEAAPIQALVKFAQDWESVFPGEVRIILDYIGTRDPADVRKDEAIAIAVRGFRDGLSPVAGPDRVNQVLAAVFGFLLIRYFSGGENDWLELEEMLGRILT, encoded by the coding sequence ATGCCGAAGATTGTTGACCACGATGCCTACCGGGAAGATATTGCAAATCGTGCGGTACAGGTGTTCCGGCGCCGGGGATATGCCGGTGTGGGGATGCGGGAAATGGCCAAAGAACTGGGCATGTCGAAAAGCGCCTTGTATCACTATTATCCCAGTAAAAAAGCCCTCTTTCTTGCCTGCTCGGCCCGGGTAGCTCAGATCAGTCTTCAACCGGAAGCAGCCCCGATTCAGGCCCTTGTGAAATTCGCACAGGACTGGGAGTCGGTGTTCCCCGGCGAAGTGCGGATCATACTGGATTATATCGGCACCCGGGATCCCGCGGATGTACGGAAGGATGAGGCCATTGCCATCGCCGTTCGGGGATTCCGGGACGGGCTGTCGCCGGTTGCGGGTCCGGACCGGGTAAACCAGGTGCTTGCCGCGGTCTTCGGCTTTCTCCTGATACGCTACTTCAGCGGCGGCGAGAACGATTGGCTCGAGCTGGAAGAAATGCTGGGTCGTATTCTCACATAG
- a CDS encoding methyltransferase family protein, whose translation MDRDHPVHHRAVRTGERFAPGAGAAAGAVLFVLGSFINSWSEYQRKRFKAKPENGGRLYTGGLFSVSMHINYFGDMIWATGLALMTGSLISAAIPVIMTAMFVWIHIPRLDAYLAEKYGREFEDYASRTKKLIPWMY comes from the coding sequence GTGGATCGGGATCATCCAGTTCACCATCGGGCTGTCCGCACTGGGGAACGGTTCGCCCCGGGGGCCGGCGCTGCTGCAGGGGCGGTCCTGTTCGTTCTGGGCAGCTTCATTAACTCCTGGTCCGAATATCAAAGAAAACGCTTCAAAGCGAAGCCGGAGAATGGGGGCAGGCTGTACACCGGCGGGCTGTTTTCGGTATCCATGCATATCAATTATTTTGGTGATATGATTTGGGCGACGGGTCTGGCGCTGATGACCGGATCCCTCATATCAGCGGCCATACCTGTGATCATGACGGCAATGTTTGTGTGGATACACATCCCGCGGCTGGATGCATATTTGGCTGAAAAGTACGGCCGGGAATTTGAGGACTACGCATCACGTACCAAAAAGCTCATACCATGGATGTACTGA
- the pcp gene encoding pyroglutamyl-peptidase I: MKVLLTGFDPFGIDNINPSWEMARSMPDTVGGNSIAALRLPTSFFSSGDVLIEAIEEQKPDAVICTGVADGRNSISIEKVAINYMDARIPDNSQSQPRHQVIEADGPDAYFTGLPTLKLLDALKAEGIPGELSYSAGTYVCNYIFYILRHYNPALISGFIHVPLLPDQMGEKRSGTPFMPLEMMVSGMKAIVAAL; the protein is encoded by the coding sequence ATGAAAGTTCTACTAACGGGATTCGATCCCTTCGGCATTGATAATATCAACCCCAGCTGGGAGATGGCCAGATCCATGCCGGACACTGTCGGCGGAAACAGCATTGCAGCACTCAGGCTTCCCACCAGCTTTTTTTCATCCGGGGATGTGCTGATTGAGGCAATCGAAGAGCAGAAGCCCGATGCGGTAATCTGCACCGGGGTGGCTGACGGCCGCAACTCCATATCAATTGAAAAAGTGGCCATAAATTACATGGATGCCCGAATTCCGGATAATTCACAGTCACAACCGCGACACCAGGTCATCGAAGCGGATGGTCCGGATGCATATTTTACCGGACTGCCGACTCTGAAATTGCTTGATGCACTCAAGGCTGAAGGCATACCCGGCGAACTGAGCTACAGCGCCGGAACATATGTGTGCAATTATATTTTCTACATTTTGAGACATTACAATCCTGCTCTCATATCCGGCTTTATTCATGTGCCGCTTTTGCCTGATCAGATGGGCGAAAAACGCTCCGGAACTCCGTTCATGCCTCTTGAGATGATGGTTTCCGGAATGAAAGCAATAGTTGCTGCGCTCTGA
- a CDS encoding TetR/AcrR family transcriptional regulator yields the protein MSWKRARSEDQKAERILAIQDAAGSLFLSADYHSIGLEQIAKRAGFTRPNLYRYYRSKEEIFLAILQRDLESWVGEMESDSMSAAALKTGGEPGASSAFAGWWVKHFTAQPRLPRLLPLMSFSLDDNAGEELLREFKLHLADISLRIAEIVRSRLPWYPAEALADFPTMQLALVTGLMPMATRSEVHNRVLEDPRLRIFAIDFETRYRKVLEQFILGVQCRQDADRAARDAGQYRDAGQ from the coding sequence ATGAGCTGGAAGAGAGCCCGCAGTGAGGATCAGAAAGCCGAACGCATTCTGGCAATTCAGGATGCCGCCGGCAGTCTGTTCCTGAGCGCAGATTATCACAGCATCGGCTTGGAGCAGATCGCCAAGCGGGCCGGATTTACCCGCCCGAACCTCTATCGTTATTACCGCAGCAAGGAAGAAATTTTCCTTGCCATCCTTCAGCGGGATCTGGAATCCTGGGTTGGGGAAATGGAATCGGACAGCATGAGCGCAGCCGCCCTCAAAACAGGGGGCGAACCCGGTGCAAGTTCCGCGTTCGCCGGTTGGTGGGTGAAACATTTTACCGCCCAGCCCCGGTTGCCCCGCCTCCTGCCGCTGATGTCCTTCTCCCTGGACGACAACGCCGGAGAGGAACTGCTGCGGGAGTTCAAGCTTCATCTGGCGGATATCAGCCTGAGAATTGCAGAGATCGTGCGCAGCCGGCTGCCCTGGTATCCCGCCGAGGCCCTGGCAGATTTTCCCACCATGCAGCTGGCCCTGGTCACCGGGCTCATGCCCATGGCAACCAGAAGCGAAGTGCACAACCGGGTGCTGGAAGATCCCCGTCTCAGGATATTCGCCATCGATTTCGAAACCCGGTACCGGAAGGTGCTTGAGCAATTCATCCTTGGCGTACAATGCCGTCAGGACGCGGACCGGGCTGCCCGGGACGCAGGCCAATACCGGGACGCAGGCCAATAG
- a CDS encoding oxidoreductase gives MNRKGTTHNVALVTGASSGIGKAAVRELLSRGITVYAGARRTERMEDIRAEGARPLGLDVTDEQSMAAAVSAIAEEAGSLDILINNAGYGTYGAVEDVTLAEARRQFDVNMFGLARLTQLALPLMRKQGSGRIINVSSMGGRIYTPLGAWYHATKHAVEGFSDCLRFELRQFGIDVSVIQPGAIQSEWESIAADSARKASGEGAYARLTAATVQTMENAYTKGRPSAPEVVARAIAHASLSRRPRTRYAPGRNAKLLLTLRRWLSDRVFDAVVRMAYGI, from the coding sequence ATGAACAGGAAAGGTACAACACATAACGTCGCGCTGGTGACCGGTGCATCTTCAGGCATCGGCAAGGCGGCAGTGAGGGAGTTATTGTCCCGGGGCATCACCGTGTACGCCGGAGCCAGGCGAACTGAAAGAATGGAAGATATCCGGGCTGAGGGAGCTCGGCCATTAGGTTTGGACGTCACCGATGAACAGTCCATGGCCGCCGCCGTATCAGCCATCGCCGAGGAAGCCGGATCGCTGGACATCCTGATAAACAATGCGGGATACGGTACCTACGGTGCGGTGGAGGATGTAACACTCGCTGAAGCCCGCAGACAATTCGATGTGAACATGTTCGGGCTTGCCCGGCTTACTCAGTTGGCCCTTCCTCTGATGAGAAAACAGGGATCCGGCCGGATTATCAACGTCAGCAGCATGGGCGGGAGGATCTATACCCCCCTTGGCGCATGGTACCACGCAACCAAACATGCCGTGGAAGGCTTTTCCGACTGCCTGCGGTTTGAACTGCGTCAGTTCGGCATTGACGTTTCGGTGATTCAGCCCGGGGCCATTCAGAGCGAATGGGAATCCATTGCTGCCGATTCGGCCCGGAAGGCCTCCGGTGAAGGAGCCTATGCCCGCCTTACCGCAGCAACGGTACAAACCATGGAAAATGCGTACACCAAAGGCCGCCCGTCTGCACCGGAGGTGGTTGCCAGGGCAATTGCCCATGCATCATTAAGCCGCCGCCCGCGGACCCGATACGCTCCCGGACGCAATGCCAAATTGCTGCTTACCCTGCGGCGCTGGTTGTCGGATCGGGTATTCGATGCAGTTGTCCGAATGGCGTACGGCATATGA
- a CDS encoding Z1 domain-containing protein, with amino-acid sequence MNDILQRWCEDKIANSKSLDLAKMEIVRGLDGLIQTWSELRSITRTELLRQVERFFQVREQEVLTTIPRSLQNIDPVDEPLNADSFWYTYKKNLVEKKWPEDEIYKLGISCRKIAATLNSAASEETDLQDPPLRGLAIGHVQSGKTASMAGVISLAFDYNYDLVIVLSGTIESLRKQTQVRLSSDLRGASSRTLVVCDRLNRKPICLPQNIFSGKNCVLNVCLKNSTRLRQTKRWLEWVIESKYEPRILIIDDEADQGGINTQADRNEVTTVAKLIREIVHIHPVKTSYLAYTATPYANLLNEAPDADNGRSLYPRHAIFVLEPGKGYFGAKEIFGMSSDSFGEESEDGLNIIRYVLPDEVKQIQNIQKSLLSDDLPESLKYAIIWFLCSVAVRRYRGHGPQPTTMLIHTSHRTIHHTNLAESIQEYLQSLNSSNHSVEKIKKVWDSEMELAPDLISELPEFEKLDFSFLLNKTMGDRSPSDFHSGIHFCIDNGNQSRENRLNYPDETWRGDFSPAFIVIGGNTLARGLTLEGLVSTFFLRVSKTSDTLMQMGRWFGYRRGYDDLPRIWMTPATVSIFQFISRVDQELREQIKTSVQDPSQMAPVILHNPDIIQITPKNKRSAASNDISYGISAPQTIYLAKDPAILRKNIELTTSFENLLRESYSKNVNPDKPCVIYRGVPVNMISEYITNFVFWQNQRAFQNPQKLAEWLVDSHNKFSWNDWNVVFVNPDSGEDSGLEGFSFTWRVSNRSAVYDNDKMQSYIYIKSLRGPGDILLDLDIPDDLTVKNTAQGRREYLTSKDIKQPLLLLYMINKSSSTRKSISMDDLLAKPEQDRTNKRVNLSEPEHIIALSLFWPGGKELSTNYIQIDLDGFVQPESDADINDAEDEDS; translated from the coding sequence ATGAACGATATTTTACAGAGATGGTGTGAAGACAAGATTGCAAATTCGAAATCGCTTGATTTAGCAAAGATGGAAATCGTGAGAGGATTGGACGGTCTAATCCAAACTTGGTCGGAGTTGCGATCTATTACCCGAACAGAACTGCTCAGACAAGTTGAACGTTTTTTTCAAGTTCGAGAACAGGAAGTTCTTACTACTATCCCCCGGTCTTTGCAGAATATAGACCCGGTTGATGAACCTCTGAATGCTGACTCCTTCTGGTACACATATAAAAAAAATCTTGTGGAGAAAAAATGGCCGGAAGATGAAATTTATAAACTGGGAATTTCATGCAGGAAAATAGCCGCAACTCTGAATTCAGCAGCAAGCGAAGAAACTGATCTACAGGACCCTCCTCTAAGGGGACTGGCTATCGGACACGTTCAGTCCGGTAAAACTGCAAGCATGGCTGGTGTCATTTCGCTAGCATTTGATTATAACTATGATTTGGTGATTGTTTTATCCGGAACGATTGAATCTTTGAGGAAACAAACTCAGGTAAGACTGTCTTCTGATCTCCGAGGTGCTTCAAGCAGAACTCTGGTTGTATGCGACAGATTGAACAGAAAGCCAATCTGTTTACCTCAGAATATATTTAGCGGTAAAAATTGCGTCTTGAACGTCTGCTTAAAAAATTCGACAAGGTTACGCCAAACTAAGAGATGGCTGGAATGGGTTATAGAGTCCAAGTATGAACCAAGAATTCTGATAATTGACGATGAAGCGGATCAAGGAGGTATTAATACTCAGGCAGACCGTAATGAAGTAACAACAGTGGCAAAATTAATTCGCGAGATTGTCCATATTCATCCAGTTAAAACCAGTTACCTTGCATATACCGCGACGCCTTATGCGAATCTGTTGAATGAGGCTCCTGATGCTGATAACGGTCGTTCGCTGTATCCTCGACATGCCATCTTCGTTTTGGAGCCTGGAAAAGGGTACTTCGGTGCAAAAGAGATATTTGGAATGTCTTCAGATAGCTTTGGTGAGGAAAGTGAAGATGGATTGAATATTATTCGTTATGTGTTACCAGATGAAGTAAAGCAGATACAGAATATTCAAAAGTCTTTGCTTTCGGATGATCTTCCTGAATCGTTGAAATATGCTATTATCTGGTTTTTATGTTCAGTTGCAGTTCGGCGCTATCGTGGTCATGGCCCTCAACCTACAACAATGCTCATCCATACCAGCCACAGGACAATTCACCACACTAATCTTGCAGAGTCGATTCAGGAGTATTTGCAAAGTCTTAATTCATCCAATCATAGTGTTGAAAAAATAAAAAAGGTCTGGGATTCAGAAATGGAACTAGCACCTGATCTTATTTCTGAATTACCTGAGTTCGAAAAACTCGACTTTTCTTTTTTGTTAAATAAAACAATGGGTGATAGATCACCATCTGATTTCCATTCTGGAATTCATTTTTGTATAGATAATGGAAATCAATCCAGAGAGAATCGTTTAAACTACCCTGATGAAACTTGGCGAGGTGATTTTTCTCCGGCTTTTATAGTTATTGGAGGAAATACTCTGGCACGTGGCTTAACTCTTGAAGGGCTTGTGAGTACATTTTTTCTCAGAGTCAGTAAAACATCGGATACATTGATGCAGATGGGACGTTGGTTTGGTTATAGGCGAGGTTATGATGATCTTCCAAGGATATGGATGACACCAGCCACCGTAAGTATTTTTCAGTTTATTTCAAGAGTTGATCAAGAATTGCGGGAACAGATTAAGACCTCAGTTCAGGATCCTTCCCAGATGGCACCAGTTATTCTGCATAATCCTGATATTATCCAGATTACTCCAAAAAACAAAAGAAGTGCAGCTTCAAATGATATCTCGTATGGAATTAGTGCTCCACAGACAATATATCTTGCGAAAGATCCGGCTATTTTGCGAAAGAATATTGAGTTGACGACAAGTTTTGAGAATCTATTGCGAGAGTCATATTCAAAAAATGTAAACCCAGATAAACCGTGTGTAATATATCGTGGTGTACCAGTGAACATGATATCCGAGTACATAACTAATTTCGTATTTTGGCAGAATCAACGTGCGTTTCAGAATCCGCAAAAGCTTGCAGAATGGCTGGTTGATTCACATAATAAATTCAGTTGGAATGATTGGAATGTAGTCTTCGTTAATCCGGATAGTGGAGAAGATTCAGGGTTAGAAGGATTCAGCTTTACTTGGAGAGTATCAAATAGGAGCGCTGTTTATGATAATGATAAAATGCAATCCTATATATATATCAAATCACTGAGGGGTCCTGGAGATATTCTATTAGATTTGGACATCCCTGATGATTTAACAGTAAAAAATACTGCACAGGGAAGGCGTGAATATCTTACCAGTAAAGATATTAAGCAGCCCCTTCTGTTGCTTTATATGATAAATAAAAGCAGTTCAACGAGGAAATCTATATCGATGGATGACCTCTTAGCAAAACCTGAACAAGATAGAACCAATAAAAGGGTTAACTTGTCAGAACCCGAACATATTATTGCGCTCTCTTTATTTTGGCCGGGGGGTAAAGAACTGAGCACAAATTATATTCAAATTGATCTTGACGGATTTGTTCAGCCTGAGTCAGATGCGGATATTAATGATGCTGAAGATGAGGACTCATGA
- a CDS encoding DUF6339 family protein — translation MIYQDYLYSYEKFSQEYIKVFSGENSRYKYPSQLTEVLSNLKINVESVEYRKNQKWQYDCIIAEKLYCGLKDLSIAIASDRQFWWRINVEVLSEIIKERWQVTPENYLDASKKNRVQHQTRNYGGSLWWFFALCHSPGKSTNDTLSIMSEFSTDTLVAVVERSGDGYHKSLIQLILNRILHSGSNYDGREEMVRKVMKLNSAWQETIIPDLYKGGLNHYVDDLLKELRFT, via the coding sequence ATGATTTATCAGGATTATTTATACAGTTATGAAAAATTCTCTCAGGAATATATTAAAGTTTTTTCTGGAGAGAATTCAAGATATAAATATCCTTCCCAGTTGACTGAAGTATTGTCCAATCTAAAAATTAATGTTGAGTCTGTTGAATATCGTAAAAACCAAAAATGGCAATATGATTGCATTATAGCAGAAAAGTTGTACTGTGGTCTGAAGGATTTGTCTATTGCAATAGCCAGTGACAGACAATTCTGGTGGCGTATAAATGTAGAAGTTTTATCTGAAATAATAAAAGAAAGATGGCAGGTGACTCCGGAAAACTATTTAGATGCTAGCAAAAAGAACCGAGTTCAGCATCAGACAAGAAATTATGGTGGGTCTTTATGGTGGTTTTTTGCTTTATGTCATTCACCAGGTAAAAGTACCAACGATACACTTTCCATAATGAGTGAGTTCTCGACAGATACGCTTGTAGCTGTTGTTGAGCGTTCCGGTGATGGATATCATAAAAGCTTAATTCAACTAATTCTTAATCGCATACTTCATTCAGGATCAAATTATGATGGAAGGGAGGAGATGGTTCGAAAGGTGATGAAATTGAATTCTGCATGGCAGGAAACAATCATTCCTGATCTTTATAAAGGCGGACTAAATCACTATGTTGATGATCTTCTGAAGGAGCTTAGATTTACATGA